In Sphingobacterium sp. SYP-B4668, the sequence CTCTCCCCGTTTGGAATCCTTTTCTTTTTTACAGTATGCCTAGTTTTTTCACGTTCGTTATCAACTGTCTAGCTCGTCTTGATTTCTCCCAGCTGCTCCACTTCTTTCACATCATATGGTGTCTCTTGATATACAAAATAATTCAACCAGTTATTGAATAACAAGTTGGCATGCCCTGTCCAACGCACCACAGGCGGATTATCCGGGTTATTATCTGTATAATAATTGTGGGGTACCTCTATTGACAGCCCTTTTTCTCGATCTCTTTTATACTCATCATTAAGGGTTAGAGCTGCATATTCAGAGTGGCCGGTCAAATAAAACTCACGACCACCTCTTGAAGAGGCTATAGCAACTCCCGCCTCCGCAGATTCTGACAATATGGATATCTCCTCTTTACGCTCCAGATCCTCCTTCAAAATAGTAGTATGTCTACTGTGCGGGATAAAAAACTCATCATCAAAGCCTCTAAATAATGGATTTGTCTTTTCTGTAGCCGTATGTTTAAAGACACCAAATAGCTTGCCATCCAATGGGACTTTCTCTACTCCATAAAAATGGTACAGCGCCGCTTGCGAGGCCCAGCAGATATAGAGAGAGGAGGTCACATGCTTTCTCGCCCAATCAAAGATCATCGTCACTTCATTCCAATACGTCACTTCTTCAAACTTCATCATCTCCACTGGGGCCCCTGTGATGATCATCCCATCATAAAAATTTTCCCTTATCTCGCCGAAGCCTTTGTAGAACATTTCCAAATGCTCCTCGGGGGTGTTTTTAGATGTATGGGAGTCCAATCGCAAAAACTCAACTTCCACCTGCAAGGGGTTGTTAGACAGCAACCTTACAAAATCAGTCTCAGTAGAAATCTTAAGAGGCATCAGGTTGAGGATAAGCACACGCATGGGTCGAATATCCTGTGTACTGGCCCGAAGGTCGTTCATCACAAATATATTCTCTTTCTTCAACAGTTCTATCGCTGGCAAATTATTGGGTATTTTGACTGGCATATCCTATTTTCCTTATTATTCTTTGTGTATACAAAAATATAAAGAATAAATCGGAACTTAAACATGCGTCACCATACACTTCAACATCAAAGACCTCCATAACCACCTTACCCTAGCGATCTTTTCACTACCGATATCTCCTTCAACGTATCCTTGCGCGCTTCAAAAACCAAAATATTACTTTATTGTGATATCCAAAATACCTACATTGTCTACATCAACCTAGTAATTGTCAATGGCAATAAATCCCTTGAAGCATTAAAAAACTATAGCATATGGCCAGTAATGAAGAATTAAAAGCATTGGCATCACAACTCAAAGACCCCAAAGGAGCCAAAGGTATCGAGATTGCGGAAATGATGGATGCCACCAATATCAAAATGACCCTACACGCCATCGATTACCTTCAGATACAAGCCAATCAGCACATCCTCGAATTGGGACATGGCAATTGTGGTCACTTGCACAATCTCCTTGCTCGACAACAAGGTCTCCGCTATTCTGGTCTTGAGACTTCCGAACTCATGTATACCGAAGCCCAGCGAAAGAATAAAGCCTATACAGACGCAAAACAAGCTGCCTTTTTCCTATATGACGGACTCCACATTCCTTTTCCCGAGCACACATTCGACCGCATATTTACCGTCAACACCATCTATTTCTGGTCCGAACCACATCAACTTCTATCCGAATTGGCCCGTATCCTCCAACCGGAAGGCGTTTTGAATATTACCTTTGCGCAGGAAAGATTTATGCAACAACTGCCCTTTACTACATTTGGCTTTAATCTTTACGATGAAAACAAAGCTGCCGATCTCATCAACGGAACCACATTCTATATCCAACAATCCAATACCCAGACAGAAACCATAGAAAGCAAGACAGGTGAGCTTGTCAATCGGGAATTTACGACCCTGACATTGAAAAAAAGAGGTCATTAGAATTTTTCATAAAGAAAGAATATGCATGTAGCGCTATTCACAATAATGAATAGCGCTACATGTTCGGTATTAGGAATTTTTCGAAAACGCATAAAATAGCTGAATCCCTTTAAGCAATACAGATTGCCATCACTTCACTTCGTTCGGCAAGAATTTTAAAATCACTCCTTTAAACCGAGCAATTATATCCCAGAATTTGCGATTGCTATCAATCTCACTTTCACCACAGTCAATAATATCACTTCTTTTGAGAACGAAATCAGCAACGTTATCGACCATATTCAACTGAATAAGGTTCTTTACCCCTTTAGCAAGGTAACTTGCATACACATGTCCCCATATTTCGACAATCATCGAATCATCCGTAATATCCAACTCTTGCTTCATCAAGTGGGCATAATCCATCTTAATATGCTTTACAAGATTTTCCGACCGGTTTACAAGGTCGGTAGACAAGTACCTTTCCAAAGCTTCCGGTTCATGTATACGGATAAGTTTATCCATAAAATCAACCCCAATTCGACAATCACTCCATTCATATATCTTCTTCATCTACCCATTTTCTTATTGTTCGCAAGTGTCTCCCCCATCCATAGCAAAGAGATTCCCAAGCCTACCGACATAGCCATATTAGCACAATACCGATTATAGCAGGCAATGCTTGCACAAAAAATATTTTCTTACTAGCTGTCCAAGCTCCATAGCTTCCCGCTACAGCTACACATATCAAAAAAAATAGTGCTACATTGGCCTGCCAAATAGGGTCCTGAATAAACAACGACCAAATCAGACCCGAAGCCAGAAAACCGTTATACAGCCCTTGGTTGGCGGCAAGTCCTTTCGTAGGCGTAAATAATTCAGAAGGCAATGCTCCCTTAAATATCTTCCTTCCTTTGGTTTCCCAGGCAAACATCTCAAACCAAAGGATATACAGATGCTCCACCGCTACTAGACCGACGACAATTTTAGCTAACATTTCCATATAATCTTATTTTATCTAGTCCAACCATCCATCCTATCCACAACACTATCCCTCTAATTTATAAAAAAAACAGGATTATAATGACAGCAATTATTCCCCTTTAATCATCCAAATCTTCTACAGCACCTTAGAGCATGCCAATGATTCTTATAATTTTCGTAATTTGTACTATGTTGTTCAAAGAGAAACATTTACATGGCATCAAAGCTGGCACTGTCCAATACGCATTCCGCAAGTGGGACAAAGCTGCCGTAAAAGAGGGTAGTGAAATCAATACCACGATAGGCCTACTGCGTATTGATAGCATCACAGAAGTCTCTGCAGATTCAATCACAACAGCAGATAGTCTAAAAGCAGGATTTACCAACAAACAAGATTTGCTCGACTCCTTTCGACCAATAGCCTCGGGAAAGATATTCAAGATGGAAATTCGTTACCTATCCGAAGATCCTCGAATCAAGCTTCGTGAACGCGTCCATCTACACGAAGAAGAACTACACCAATTAAGCAAACGTTTAGCTAATTTAGACCTGCACGGTGCTCAAGGTCCCTGGACACGAAAGATACTATCCACTATAGCAGCACATCCGCACTTGCGGGCTGTAGACCTAGCATCACTCACCGGCTTTGAAAAAGAATGGTTAAAGCTCCATATCCGAAAACTGAAAAATCTTGGATTGACCATCAGCCATCCTGTCGGATATGAAATCTCCCCATTGGGCAAGCACTATTTACAAGGGGAGAGCAACAGCTAAATATCGTCAAGCTGCTCCAATAAACAAAAAAAACAGCAAACTACCCCGACCAGAGCAGATTGCTGTTTTTTGAAAAGACTTATATAAAATGATATAGAAAGACTACATCACCCACATAAGCAGGTTTTGGCTGGTCCTTGATGACAAGGGTTGCCTCTATTATGACCTTGGTAGTACCTCTCAGATTGACGATAGATTTAAGTTTGGCCTGCAGTTGGACTTCATTATCGACCAACACTGCCTGTCCAAATTTCAAACTTTCAATCCCGTAGTTTATTTCCATCTTAAGGTTCCGGACATCCGCAATCTGTTTCCATAAATATGGAATCAGCGATAGGGTCAAATAACCATGGGCAATCGTCGATTTAAATGGACCCTCACGTTCAGCCCTTTCTGTATCGACATGTATCCATTGATGGTCCAATGTCGCGTCCGCAAATGCATTGATTTGCTTTTGATCGATTTTATGCCATTCCGATACACCTAATTCTTTGCCCAAATGCGAATGAAACTCTTCAAAATTGTTTATTACTACCATATATTTTTATTTAACCATTTAAAATAGCGATAACCACCTCACTTTCTTTCCATTACATCAAATCCCGCATCAACCATTTTATCCCCTCCTGAACGTGATTAATCCAAATTAATAAATTTCCATCTAAACTCCGGGAAAAATATTTTAATATACGCTAAATACCCCGATATTCCCCCTATACAGAAGCAACTATTCCCCCATGGCAAGACCTTTCCAAGGATACAAATCCCTGCTTTCAGGGACGGCCGCTACACTTCAAAATTTGTAAATTGCAAACGCAAAATGAACAAGAAATAAACATCTGTCAATAGCCCATACATGAAATCCATATTCTTTTTCTGCATATCCGTCCTATTCCTTAACAGCTGCCACCAGCAAGTAAACAATCAAACACCAACATTCATAAACGACTCCCTCCCCGAAGGCAGCTTGGCAGATATATCCGATTTTGACAGCACCGCACCAGTTGACAATGTCAATGACGTCCACTTTTTTGTCTATACTAAATTAGACAGTGTCACTTTATATACCCAGCCACAAGCTCAGGCCAAAAGCCTAAGAATCGTCAACGATAGATTCAACAATTACTATGGTTTTGAAGATTTAGGAGATTTTTTCAAACTGCATTATCAAATAAAAAACAATCCTCCGACAACAATTGTTGCCTATGTCTCGAAACAGGAATTTACCAAAGATTCCCAACTATCCCTACAAGGTATAGATTTGAATGTCATTCGTTCCAGCGCTCAAAATGGAGTTGACGATCACACAACCAAATCATTCTCCAAGTTAGGGACTATTTCCCTCATTGATGAAGCCACTTACCTCCAAGCAAAAAAACAGACCAACACAGAGCCCCTCATTCCCAATCCCGAAATGAAATTTGATGGGTCCGCTTGGTCGCTTTCTTCAAGCGGCGCTAAAGATTTTCAAGTGGTGAAACATTTGGTCGGTGCAGAGGAAAATACAGAGTACACTTACAGAGGGCGCTCCTCCACTATCAATAGAGAGATTTTCCTAGAGCAAGACCATATGTCTGGCATGGACCACTACGTCGGTTATGATCCCGATGCTCCTGATGAGACACCAACCTATTTCAGTAGCCCACCCATCATCCTTCCTACCCACGGACTAGTCGCTACAATCCGTACCAATACCGATCAAATGACCGATTTTGTACTCACAGGCTACGACCATCAGGCCAATACCCTTACCATCTTGTTGTATGCCAACTTTACTAATTTTAAAGTTCCAGATACAAGTTCTCTCTTTTGGGTGGATTCGCGGACGCTATATTTTAAAGCTACCCATTCCAATACACGCACATCCGATCCTACTTACAAATCCGAATATCTCAAATTACAACTTTCAACAGCAATCGACTGATAGGACATCCATTATCCAGTCTTTCCATCACCCCTCACCTCCATACTTGTTTTTTTTATCCATCGGTATTCCAATCCCGCAAGGATAAGGTAGAATCTCGAAAAGAACAGTCATTTTCCATATAAAATAGGGGGTATTAGGCATGGAAAGTTTGGAATTTATCATATTAGTTTATGCCGCTAAAGATAATAAAATCAACACCTCCAATAGCATCTATTTAAAATCACGCGCAGCAGGAAAGATTTCGCCCTGTATACCTACAGTCCTTTTATTTCTTTTCGGCTTTGCCGCCCCTATCACCTCCTCTTTTTCAATAGCTTTTGGGGGCTCTTGTTCCGTCGACCTTTCTTCCCCTATAGCCGTCAACCCCTGCAACAGTCCAGACATATCATGACAAGCCGCTGCAATGACATGCGTCACTTCCCCTTCCCGCTGGATCTTTCCCTCCACCATCAATAATTTAGCCCGCACAATATCCCTTCTGGACTTATCAAATAGTTTTTTGAAAACCACCAAGTTGGCAGTCCCCGTCTCATCCTCTATCGTTATGAAGCATATGCCCGTAGCCGTCCCCGGACGTTGCCTTACCAGTACCAACCCCGCCACCCTTACTAGTGTACCGTCCGGCCACAGGTTCAATTCGCGTATCGCCAAGATGCGGGCAGCGAATAGCTTTCGGCGCACAAAGAGTACTGGATGCGCCTTTAAGGAAAGAGAAGTCGCACTATAGTCATGCAATACATGTTCAGCGGCCGTCATCTTTGGGAGAGCGACCGATGGTTCGAGGGCACTTTCGGATACCTCCCCTTCAAAGAGACCTATTGGTCGATCGGCCAATGCCGAGATTTCCCACAAAGCCTGCCTCCTATCCATACCCATCGACCGAAAAGCATCCGCATCTGCCAGTCGTTCCAAAGCAGCCATAGAGATGCCTACATCCAATAGCATAGCCATACTCGTATACCCCTTCCCTCTTCCAGCGACCAGGACCTGCATCTCCTCCTCCTTCAATCCTTTGACCTGCCTAAAGCCTAGACGGATTTTACAATACCCACCCTGAGGTCCGATCGATCCGACTAATGTATTGTTCCATTCCGATCGGTTTACATCTACAGGAAGGACTTTCACCCCATGTTTTTGGGCATCGATGATCAATTGTGCCGGTTGATAGAATCCCATCGGCATACTATTGAGCAAAGCCGTGGCAAATACATCCGGATAATGATATTTGATCCATGAAGATACATATACCAATAGCGCAAAGCTTGCCGCATGGCTTTCCGGAAAGCCATAGCTTCCAAACCCCTCCAATTGCTTAAATATCCTTTGCGCAAATTCTTCCGTATAGCCATTTTGCACCATCCCCCCCACCAACTTCTGTTTATACTGGCTGACCAAGCCCTTCGATTTGAAGGTCGCCATACTCCGTCGTAGTCCATCCGCCTCCGCCGGGGTAAACCCTGCAGCTACGATCGCAATCTCCATCGCCTGCTCTTGAAATAAGGGTACACCACAAGTTCGTTCCAAGATCTCTCTCAATTCTTCAGAGGGATATTCTATTGGCTCCTCTCCATTACGCCTTCTTAGATAGGGGTGCACCATATCCCCTTGAATCGGACCGGGTCGTACGATTGCCACTTCGATTACCAAATCATAAAATTTCTCGGGCCTCAACCGTGGGAGCATGGACATTTGTGCACGGCTCTCCACCTGAAAAACCCCAATCGTATCCGCATGGCTGATCATCTCATAGACCTCTGGTTCATCTTGTGGGACATTCGCTAACGTCATCTCGCGCCCATGGTACTCCTTGATCAGATCGAAAGCTTTACGAATACACGTTAGCATCCCTAAGGCCAATACATCCACTTTCAAAAATCCTAAAGCTTCGATATCATCCTTATTCCATTCAATATTGGTCCGATCGGCCATACGGGCATGGAGGATTGGGCATAAATCCGAAAGTTGGCCCTGAGTAATCACGAAGCCTCCCGTATGCTGCCCCAATTGTCTCGGAAATCCCCTATATTCTTCCGTCAGCTGCAACACCTTGATCAGATGCTTATCGTTCGGATCAAATCCCTCACTCATTCCCGACTTGCCTTCCAACCACTCAGGCGTCAGCTCAAACTTAGACTTCGACAGCTTGTCTACTGTATCTACCGACAGTCCCATGGCTTTACCCACATCCCGGATTGCGCCCTTCCAATGTACCTGTGTCACCGTAGCCACCACACCTGCTCGATTCCGTCCGTACTTATTATAAATATATTGCATCACCTCCTCCCTTCTTTCATGTTCAAAGTCCACATCAATATCCGGTGGCTCATCCCTAGCATCCGACATAAATCGGGCAAATAGCAGCTTTACTTTCGTCGGGTCTACAGCCGTGATCCCCAAACAATAGCAGACCACCGAATTCGCCGCAGACCCCCGACCTTGGCAAAGGATATTTTGTTCCTTGGCAAAGCGTACATAATCATATACCGTTAGAAAATAGGATGCATAGTTCTTGCGTTCCATAAATTCCAATTCCATTTCAATCGTCTTCCGGATATGATTGGGAATATGACCATCGAAGCGCTCCTCAGCACCGGCCCAAGTCAATCTGCTCAGCTCCTCCTGTGGCGTACGTCCGCCAGTCGTAATCTCTTCCGGATATACATACGCCAGACTGTCCAAGTTAAATCGACATGCTTCAGCAATCTCTTCTGCATGCAAAATAGCCGTCGGATAGCCCCTAAACAACCGATGCATTTCAGCAATGGGCTTCATATATCGTTCTGCATTTTGAAAAAGACGAAAACCCGCCTCTTGGATGGTACATTTCTCCCGTATGCAAGTCAGGATATCCTGTAGCTCACGCCTATCCCGATCATGATAATATACATCATTCACGGCCACCATCCCCATATCAAGTGCAGTAGCCAACTGTTCTATTCTAAATAAACGCTTACCGTCATCCCCTTGATAAGAACGCATAGCCCCGATATAAAGTTCCTTTCCAAGCTTCTGTCTATATTCCTTGACCGCCGCTTTAAAAAGCTCATCAAAGTCATAATCAGCATTTAACCCATCAGGAGGCAGTACGACCAGCTTCAATCCCTCCGCATGTGCATACACATCCGTTTTATACAAGTGACACTGCCCCTTCTCCGCGCGCATATTACCTTTCGTCAACAGTCCAGATAAGCGAGCATAAGCCGCTATATCGGTAGGATAGGCCAACAAACTCGGCCCATCCAACAATTCCAATCGACAAGCCGGTATCAACCTTATCCCACTCGTCTTTGCCGCTACATGTGCCCGTACGATACCCGCCAATGTATTCCGATCGGCAATAGCCAAGGCGGTATAGCCCAATGCTGCAGCCTGTTCGACCATTTCTTCCGGATGGGATCCCCCCCGTAGAAAACTGAAATTCGTCGTCACCTGTAATTCTGAATATGTCATCCCCTACGCAAAAAATCCGTGAATAAACCATTGAGGGTCATCTTCCCCATAATTCCCCAACCTAAAGATCCAATAACGAGCCCCCCGCTCATCCTCCACACAATAATAATCCCTATGCAGTCCCTGCTCTTGCCACCATTCCTGTTCGATGCGTTCGGGACCATCAGCCTTACGGACTTGATGGATATGCCCTTTATATCGAAACACCATAGGCGGATAGTCAGGTATGGGCGCCGTCACTTCGATCCGGTGTGGTGTCCCCAAAAGATTGACCGGTCGTTTCAGATCATTTCGCCAAGCCGTAGTCGCTTTCTCTTCAAAAGAACAAGCTCTTTTGATAGACCGTTCGGGCCAATAATGCTCCGCCGGTAAGTATCGATGTATTGCCCCCATCCCCACTCTCACCCCTACTCGATCCAATAAATTCAGGATGGCTTTATGATCTGCCCCCTGTGCCATATTCCACAGAGTCTCCTGCGTGGGTGACAGGTCCTCGACCACAGGCACCTCCAATATAAACAGTTCAATCCCCAATCCAGGCCTCATGGTCGCTATCTTCAATTCAAACAGTTTAAATAGATGTTTGACATGCCGTACCGGTTGATTCGTTCCGATAGCTATCTCCTGTTTTTTGCCATCTATACGGTACCCCCTAAAAATAGCGTTACGCAACCCCTTTCCCTCTTTCGATAGGCGCTGGCAGACCATCTCCAACAGCTTCTCCAATGCCATTCCTATTCCCACAGCCGTACGGATAGGCTCTAAGCAGGGCAAGCGCTCTTGGTAAGGCTGAGGGGGCTGTATGGGCACAAGAGCCTCCTCTACCTCACCTAGGGCCTGTGCCATCCGGTCCAATAAGGGTTGGCCAAAGCGTCTTCGCAATACCGATCGAGGTATCTGCACAAAATCCTTGATTTGATAGAAACCTAGCTTCTGCATCCGGTCCAGCACCACCGGATCAAGTCGGAGCGCCGCAGGTGGCCAGCTCAACAAAGCCTCTAACTGCCCCCCTGGCTTGACAATATCAGCATCCTTCCCAAAATGGGCACTAGCCCAAGCCGTACCCACCGTGTCAGCAATTGCTGCACGAACGTGGTAGCCCGCTTTTTTGAACTTGCTCAACACCTCGATCAAGTATTTCCCTTCACCTCCCCACAAGTGTGCGCAGCCACT encodes:
- the metA gene encoding homoserine O-acetyltransferase MetA, with the protein product MPVKIPNNLPAIELLKKENIFVMNDLRASTQDIRPMRVLILNLMPLKISTETDFVRLLSNNPLQVEVEFLRLDSHTSKNTPEEHLEMFYKGFGEIRENFYDGMIITGAPVEMMKFEEVTYWNEVTMIFDWARKHVTSSLYICWASQAALYHFYGVEKVPLDGKLFGVFKHTATEKTNPLFRGFDDEFFIPHSRHTTILKEDLERKEEISILSESAEAGVAIASSRGGREFYLTGHSEYAALTLNDEYKRDREKGLSIEVPHNYYTDNNPDNPPVVRWTGHANLLFNNWLNYFVYQETPYDVKEVEQLGEIKTS
- a CDS encoding class I SAM-dependent methyltransferase, yielding MASNEELKALASQLKDPKGAKGIEIAEMMDATNIKMTLHAIDYLQIQANQHILELGHGNCGHLHNLLARQQGLRYSGLETSELMYTEAQRKNKAYTDAKQAAFFLYDGLHIPFPEHTFDRIFTVNTIYFWSEPHQLLSELARILQPEGVLNITFAQERFMQQLPFTTFGFNLYDENKAADLINGTTFYIQQSNTQTETIESKTGELVNREFTTLTLKKRGH
- a CDS encoding DUF1304 domain-containing protein, whose translation is MEMLAKIVVGLVAVEHLYILWFEMFAWETKGRKIFKGALPSELFTPTKGLAANQGLYNGFLASGLIWSLFIQDPIWQANVALFFLICVAVAGSYGAWTASKKIFFVQALPAIIGIVLIWLCR
- a CDS encoding MaoC family dehydratase; amino-acid sequence: MVVINNFEEFHSHLGKELGVSEWHKIDQKQINAFADATLDHQWIHVDTERAEREGPFKSTIAHGYLTLSLIPYLWKQIADVRNLKMEINYGIESLKFGQAVLVDNEVQLQAKLKSIVNLRGTTKVIIEATLVIKDQPKPAYVGDVVFLYHFI
- a CDS encoding error-prone DNA polymerase, whose product is MTYSELQVTTNFSFLRGGSHPEEMVEQAAALGYTALAIADRNTLAGIVRAHVAAKTSGIRLIPACRLELLDGPSLLAYPTDIAAYARLSGLLTKGNMRAEKGQCHLYKTDVYAHAEGLKLVVLPPDGLNADYDFDELFKAAVKEYRQKLGKELYIGAMRSYQGDDGKRLFRIEQLATALDMGMVAVNDVYYHDRDRRELQDILTCIREKCTIQEAGFRLFQNAERYMKPIAEMHRLFRGYPTAILHAEEIAEACRFNLDSLAYVYPEEITTGGRTPQEELSRLTWAGAEERFDGHIPNHIRKTIEMELEFMERKNYASYFLTVYDYVRFAKEQNILCQGRGSAANSVVCYCLGITAVDPTKVKLLFARFMSDARDEPPDIDVDFEHERREEVMQYIYNKYGRNRAGVVATVTQVHWKGAIRDVGKAMGLSVDTVDKLSKSKFELTPEWLEGKSGMSEGFDPNDKHLIKVLQLTEEYRGFPRQLGQHTGGFVITQGQLSDLCPILHARMADRTNIEWNKDDIEALGFLKVDVLALGMLTCIRKAFDLIKEYHGREMTLANVPQDEPEVYEMISHADTIGVFQVESRAQMSMLPRLRPEKFYDLVIEVAIVRPGPIQGDMVHPYLRRRNGEEPIEYPSEELREILERTCGVPLFQEQAMEIAIVAAGFTPAEADGLRRSMATFKSKGLVSQYKQKLVGGMVQNGYTEEFAQRIFKQLEGFGSYGFPESHAASFALLVYVSSWIKYHYPDVFATALLNSMPMGFYQPAQLIIDAQKHGVKVLPVDVNRSEWNNTLVGSIGPQGGYCKIRLGFRQVKGLKEEEMQVLVAGRGKGYTSMAMLLDVGISMAALERLADADAFRSMGMDRRQALWEISALADRPIGLFEGEVSESALEPSVALPKMTAAEHVLHDYSATSLSLKAHPVLFVRRKLFAARILAIRELNLWPDGTLVRVAGLVLVRQRPGTATGICFITIEDETGTANLVVFKKLFDKSRRDIVRAKLLMVEGKIQREGEVTHVIAAACHDMSGLLQGLTAIGEERSTEQEPPKAIEKEEVIGAAKPKRNKRTVGIQGEIFPAARDFK
- a CDS encoding Y-family DNA polymerase; translation: MGKRFMSIWFCHLLTDWLAIRKPTLRGIPFVLAAPERGRMCIKSVSIDAHRMGVEQGMVVADVRALFPDMEVLEEEAGRGAMLLKAIAEWCIRYSPLVAIDAIATDGLILDISGCAHLWGGEGKYLIEVLSKFKKAGYHVRAAIADTVGTAWASAHFGKDADIVKPGGQLEALLSWPPAALRLDPVVLDRMQKLGFYQIKDFVQIPRSVLRRRFGQPLLDRMAQALGEVEEALVPIQPPQPYQERLPCLEPIRTAVGIGMALEKLLEMVCQRLSKEGKGLRNAIFRGYRIDGKKQEIAIGTNQPVRHVKHLFKLFELKIATMRPGLGIELFILEVPVVEDLSPTQETLWNMAQGADHKAILNLLDRVGVRVGMGAIHRYLPAEHYWPERSIKRACSFEEKATTAWRNDLKRPVNLLGTPHRIEVTAPIPDYPPMVFRYKGHIHQVRKADGPERIEQEWWQEQGLHRDYYCVEDERGARYWIFRLGNYGEDDPQWFIHGFFA